Proteins co-encoded in one Halodesulfovibrio sp. MK-HDV genomic window:
- the tpx gene encoding thiol peroxidase gives MIERSGVITFQGNGLTLEGTAVEVGDLAPDFSILTTDLAPKSLADYEGKIILLVTVPSLDTPVCDVEARRFNQEAADLHEDIEVLTVSTDLPFAQARWCGAAGIESVEVLSDHKDLSLGHAYGVAIKELRLLARAVFVIDRNHKIVYSQIVPEVTDEPDYNAAIKAAEAVL, from the coding sequence ATGATTGAACGTTCCGGTGTCATCACTTTTCAGGGCAATGGTCTCACTCTCGAAGGAACCGCAGTGGAAGTTGGCGACCTTGCTCCAGACTTCTCCATACTCACAACTGACTTAGCTCCAAAATCACTTGCTGATTACGAAGGCAAGATTATTCTTCTTGTAACTGTCCCTTCCCTGGATACTCCGGTATGCGATGTTGAAGCACGCCGTTTTAATCAGGAAGCAGCAGATCTTCATGAAGATATTGAAGTACTGACAGTTTCAACCGACCTTCCATTTGCACAGGCACGCTGGTGCGGTGCTGCTGGTATCGAATCTGTTGAAGTACTTTCCGATCATAAAGATCTTTCACTTGGTCACGCTTATGGCGTCGCAATCAAAGAGCTTCGCCTCCTTGCACGTGCCGTATTCGTCATCGATCGTAACCATAAAATAGTATACTCCCAGATAGTTCCGGAAGTAACTGACGAGCCAGATTACAATGCAGCAATCAAAGCTGCTGAAGCAGTTTTATAA